From Arachis hypogaea cultivar Tifrunner chromosome 3, arahy.Tifrunner.gnm2.J5K5, whole genome shotgun sequence:
ATGTATGCATCTGATTTTGCGGCAGACATCAGCTCAGGAAAGGGGAACAACAAATCTTGAAGAGTCTGTGATTGCCGCTAGTTTCAAATGTTTACCTTGTCGCatcaaataaatttaaacttaaaaagaAGAGATTTATTTTTGCATAATTTCATGAACATTAATATTGTGCTTTCAGAACCATATCCTGTCAACTTTGGCGATAGTTATGGTTGTTTGGATAAATGTTTCATGTCTTTTGGCATTGGGAGTAATTTATATTATAGACTCAATATTTGTGTATCTAAttgagcactttggtgttgtTGACAATCCTTTTCTTAATCCTTGCCTATGATTTGTTCCACCAATAACGATATTAAATTACTTCCAGAGTAAATAAAACATTATGACATATGGTTTTTGATTTTGTTAAAAGTATGGGTTCTCACAAAACCAAGTATACAATAGAATTGTGTTAGGTATGcgctctctatatatatataaatataaaaaatgttatttgtacactaaaattagccattaaaattaactactaatgtatttgtgtataaatatatgtagtttaatttattttcaatgtgtatttatattttaaatatgtattttatattgataattgattttagtatacatgTAACATGGTTTATATCCTTATTCTTTGTCATTTTTCAAAGTTGGTATAACTCAAAAAGAGCATACATAACATTACTGTGATTGGATATTTTGTAGGcacctactcaaatgaagatgttaAAAACATCTTCTTATGAAGAGTCTTATGttaaaaaatgtgatttatttgtttggctatattttgaaaaaagataacacTTTTATAGTATATCAAATCAAATCCTATAATTTGTCATCTAATGGTAAAAAAGATGCATCTTTATATAaagacaattataaaattttcatGATAGGATCACCTATTTTGTAATGTATGAAGAAAATTAAATGGATTTTATTGAATGAACTTGTCACCACTTTAAATTATTACACACATTTTTCTTCTAAATCTGAagtattctttttttttggaTTAGAATGTCCATTTATTAAATAGAGGCCCAAATTATATGGGCTTTTTAGTATGGTTGGGTTGGATATGGAGGGTGTGTGCGTTAATGGGTTAAATCTGATTTGATTACTTGTGAATAATAAGTATGGACATCAGGTCATGAGGACGGTGGCTAGGTTGTTGTTAGGGCCGGAATCCCACCAATTGTATGCTCCATTTTGGTTTCATTTGTCTTCAGATCTTATTAGTTTATATGCAATTTATTGAgcgttttttttccatttttgtaAAATTTGCTTTCAAGACGATGTTCACAGTTACTTTGATTCATTggaatttgtttatattttatatctttttggCTCAGATTGTTGATTTAAGCTTAACCTGTTGTAATGGTTGGGATGACGTTTTGGCCCACAAACAGGCCATTCCATTCTGGCGCTTCTGTGGTGGTGTTGGGAGGACTGCCCATGCCGAAAACAGATATTCCAATGGACAAGGACCCCTTGATTTGCTCAAGAATGTTGAGAGCAATGCTGAGGTGTGTGTGCTGCATTGCATTAAAGGTTTGGATGTGGATGCTCTTTACATTTCCCACATCTTACTTGCTGTTGTTGCTTTGCTCTAAATGTACATAGTACCAATCACTTTCCTCCTTAGCACCATGCCAGCATTGAGTTATGTATGACAAAGGTctctcatttttcattttttttctcttctcattaGTAGTGTTTATTGTTAAATATCACTTAAAAGTAAAAAGTGTTTGTCTATTCTAATTACATGCTGCAAGAAAAATAGTAGACAGCATGATTAACCTTAGGTGCGTCGACGATGAGGCGAACAAAGTAGGATAGTTGCTAACATGGCTGCCACAGTTGCTAACATGGCTGCCACGGCGGCTAGAGTAGCCGTGGTGAAAGCTGTTCAGAATAGAATAGATGGACAATTTTGCTATACTGATgtctaagagaagagaagagaaggggaAGCTCTGCATATAGTGAACataatttagaaattaggattttaaaaGGAACAAATTGCGAAAAAAATTTCTTCGACATATCAGCTAACCGTTGGAGTGCCATGAAATTACTATGAATTCTCGAGTACATCCCAACTTTCTGATTGCCAGGTTTGGACAGAAACTGCGTGAGAGATTACTGTGAATCTTGGAGTGTAATTTTAGGAACATAATTAAATAACTATTAGTTTCCgtgattatataatataaaaatattaattaaagtataaaaatataatatgatattattaattttacttaaaaatatatatttttattataaaaaacaaCTTCGAGTCGGACCAGATAATTCGAAGCACAACACAAAAATAATAccaataaaaatgacaaatcaaaaTCTAACAAAATACATCTGGATCCGGCTGGGTTTTGGATTGAACACTCATAGTCGCGCGGACAGCTTCCATAGCTGCTATACCCTTTCGCATCTTTTTGGATTGGGTCTTGGGGGAAGCTGTCGCGCGACACATCGAAAaagagaaaattatttttgggGTTTGGGTTCGGGCGGGTCGGGGTTACGGATCGGGTAGGGTTTTGGTCCAAGACTAAAAAAATGCAATACAATATATAATGAAAGTAAAACCCTAATTTGAGAACCCTTCTGTGTAGCCTCcgcgaagaagaagaacaagctgCAGTCGACGCCATGGTAATCAATGTTTCTTGTTCGTTCCTCATGCTTAAAATCGATATTCTCCGTTCTTCGATCTGTTCTCACCACGCACTCTTTTTTTTCAGGTGAAGTACTCCAGAGAACCCGTAAATCCCACCAAGTGTATGAACAATTTTGGTTTCATTGAGTCTTCAGATCCTATTAGCTTATGTGCAATTTATTGAgcgttttttttgttttcataaaATTTGCATTCAAAACGATGTTAACAGTTACTggaatttgtttatatttttttatctttttggctCAAATTGTTGATTTAAGCTTAACCTGTTGTAATGGTTGCAACTGTAGCTTGCAAGGCTAGAGGCTCTGATTTGAGGGTTCATTTCAAGGTACAATGTTCTGTTTTCCTTCGTAATAATTTACTGCTCTTACATTAAATACCTAAATTTTAGAGCTAGGCTAAATGATACTTGTAGCTCACTTTCATGAATTTCATCAATTTCTCCTTTATTTATGTGTATGTGAATAGATGAGTTTTTGGAAGTGGAGATTTATGGTAGATGTTTATGGATTGTGAGCTGGGTATCTCTTGCATTTGCATGCCTTAGTAAGTGGAATAGTTTAATTAATGACCTTCAGTGTGCGTTTGTGTGCTGGGCATATATCTTTATCTTGCTTGCCTCATTAACTCTTCAACCTCTTCCCTTCCTACGCTTGCTTTTCCTCGGTCTGCTGATCTCCTCCAAAGTTCCAACTTGCAAAGCCTAGTGGCTGATAATTTCTGGTTTAGTTACAAATCTGATTTATCAATTGATGCTTCTATCTGTTGGTCCCTTGTAAATCATTTTGTACATTGCTTTATCATTATCAATAATGGGTTAATTTACTTGTCCCTTTTGTTGATGAAAGTTTGATATAGCAAATTCCATATTATGTGAATAAAAAAGATGGTTTATATTATTCATTCAATTATTCTCTATTATTGAGCGGGAATTAAGAAGTTTTCTTTTACAGAACACTAGGGAGACTGCGTTTGCTATCAGGAAGTTGCCGCTTGTTAAGGCAAAGAGGTATTTGGAGGATGTTTTGGCCCACAAACAGGCCATTCCATTCCGACGCTTCTGTGGTGGTGTTGGGAGGACTGCCCAGGCAAAGAACAGACATTCCAATGGACAAGGACGCTGGCCTGTAAAATCAGCTAAATTCATCCTTGATTTGCTCAAGAATGCTGAGAGCAATGCTGAGGTGTGTGTGCTGCATTGCCTGGCCGTGTTTgattttccatggctggcttctGTTTGAAATTGTTTTCGTTTGTGCAGGTGAAAGGTTTGGATGTGGATGCTCTTTACATTTCCCACATCCAAGTCAACCAAGCACAAAAACAAAGACGCCGCACCTACCGTGCTCACGGAAGAATCAATCGTAAGTTATAATCTTAGTACTCTAACTAGGGTGATTCCCGTGTTTTGTAAATCTATTTTATCTTTTGGTTCCTTAATCTATTTCTCACGGAGCTTTAATCTCCTTTTATCATATTGATGTTTAATATGAttacaaaagataaatatatGAAAATTGGAGTGGTTAATTCTAACGAGTGTTGCCATTGCATTCTTCCTAATATTGGTTATGACTTTTGTTGTCAGCCTACATGTCATCTCCCTGCCACATAGAGTTGATCTTATCCGAGAAGGAAGAGCCTGTTAAGAAAGAGGTATTGATTTTaccatgttttaaaaattttgatttcattTTCATGTTGCATCAAATGTTCATTTATTGTTGTTCTTGTAGCCGGAGTCCCAGTTGGCAACAAGTAAGAAATCTCAAGGCCTTCGTAGTGGTGCTTCATCCTAAATTTCACTGTCGGTGCAGAAGattgagttactaaattcctaGGGTGTTAGTTTTGTTACTCTGTTTGCCCTATATTTGTCATGGATTGGTTTTTTAAGAATGAACAGCAATTTTGTTCATATATTCTGCCAAGTTAATTTGAGATTTTGGGAAATTTGTTATGGAAATCTTTTGATTATTATCAAGTTTTAGCTAAATGAGAGTGAGTTACCTTATGTTAAGTAGCTTCTATTCTTAAAATGTTTTTtaaattcttagttttattttataatatgagtatcgtaatattttaaatttatattaataattataattacactaaactccgcctatgttacacttgcggtacatagccggtcccaagcccggataaaggaggagggttgtgttaggtcttcggcaaccaacgtaaaaatatagccgaaccccccatgacatgaattATAATTACACTagttatttttaaacaaaatattaactaTAACTAAAGTTTCTATTTGTCAAGGTTTTCAAAGTGAGGATTATGATAAAATAAACAATTACTTTTGGATCAAGATAGAAGAACTCAATAAAAGTTACAAATTCAAAGATGATTAAAGTAGAATAAAGTTTTAGAGTGGGCATTATGATTGGTATTGCATCAAAATTGTTTCTAGACTCGTTTTTTCATTAAAATTCTGTTTTGTTTgtccttttgttttctttttttttaacattctaaaataaaaaattaaaaataaaaataaaaaataaaaaaaacaaattgaatgcatttttttatttaaactgaTTATTGGACTTTTAAGTGCAGCTGCTGAAATGCATTTTGCTAAATTCTTGAATGTTTAGTTTAAGGGAAATAAGTTACTAGGATGTAGcattaaattttcaaaacttcAACTATGAATTCGTAAAATAATCCACAAACCTAAAATGTGGAGCAAAATAATATTGAAAATTGGAAAAACTGGTAGATTGTTGATGTGCGAGCCACTTTGGTGGGTAACACTTACTAACTTATCACAAACTTAACAACGACTTAGCAACGTCCACTTTTCATGTTAATTCGAATGAGACTCACGCGATcggtaaattaatgatagtatataataaatattaaaaattgttatgttttgtagaattaaattaaatatgtgtaaactaaagataaaattaaaaggtATTTCGTTTAAAATAATTTCtagtacaaaagatttggatATTAGAATTATACAAAGTGATATTTTTATTTGGTAGTTTGATAtttgcatttgttttagttgataGACTTAATCTTTTTATTTGGCGCtcgtcttcttttttctttattggttattgttaaaGTTGTTTTCTTCTTTCTGTTGTAGGTTCTTGTGAAgacatgttctttatgaattgttgagttgtTTGTTCTATCTTTGCATGTATGTTCTTCTTCCg
This genomic window contains:
- the LOC112789932 gene encoding large ribosomal subunit protein uL22y produces the protein MVKYSREPVNPTKSCKARGSDLRVHFKNTRETAFAIRKLPLVKAKRYLEDVLAHKQAIPFRRFCGGVGRTAQAKNRHSNGQGRWPVKSAKFILDLLKNAESNAEVKGLDVDALYISHIQVNQAQKQRRRTYRAHGRINPYMSSPCHIELILSEKEEPVKKEPESQLATSKKSQGLRSGASS